One part of the candidate division TA06 bacterium B3_TA06 genome encodes these proteins:
- a CDS encoding S-adenosylmethionine-binding protein — MTAAENLRQRIKGKFGTILADPPWRFQNRTGKMAPEHIRLRRYPTMTFKEIKELPVAELAAEQSHLYLWVPNALIKEGLEVMERWGFTYKTNIVWFKTRKDGGPDGRGVGFYFRNVTELVLFGVRGNLRTDKSGRTQVNIIRARKREHSRKPDQLYDIIEACSPRPYLELFARHPRKGWMQWGNEIEETLE, encoded by the coding sequence ATGACTGCTGCTGAGAACCTAAGACAAAGAATCAAAGGGAAATTCGGAACCATCCTGGCAGACCCGCCATGGCGTTTCCAAAATAGAACCGGGAAAATGGCACCTGAACACATCCGTCTCAGGCGATACCCAACGATGACTTTCAAGGAAATAAAAGAACTTCCAGTGGCTGAATTAGCCGCGGAGCAAAGCCATCTCTATCTTTGGGTTCCTAATGCTCTTATAAAAGAAGGACTAGAAGTGATGGAGAGGTGGGGGTTCACATATAAGACTAACATAGTATGGTTCAAAACCCGTAAGGATGGAGGGCCTGACGGAAGAGGGGTGGGTTTTTATTTTCGCAATGTTACCGAACTTGTTCTTTTCGGAGTCAGAGGAAACCTTCGTACCGACAAATCAGGACGTACTCAAGTCAATATTATTAGAGCTAGAAAGCGAGAACATTCCAGAAAACCTGATCAACTCTATGACATAATCGAAGCTTGCAGCCCCAGGCCTTATCTGGAGCTCTTCGCCCGTCATCCTCGCAAAGGCTGGATGCAGTGGGGGAACGAAATAGAAGAGACTTTAGAGTGA